A section of the Rhodobacteraceae bacterium M382 genome encodes:
- a CDS encoding DUF1523 family protein — protein sequence MVYIKWAIILLFWGTVGSVLHYALPSHDTVRIVNTYEERQELNDWTRMFWAVPDDQSVNLISRDVQFIQAVRPSNRAIVYRNEDTGWGWPFYFKFDTANLYTEANDRISTKSDPEWVSVMHYGWRNEFLSIFPNAISIKPVAGPDHSPVNWFNIVFLTILAGIVWAIWVRWRRFRQARIDPMIEDVEDSLYAAGDAISERRGRIRRWLDSWKSK from the coding sequence ATGGTCTATATCAAATGGGCGATCATTCTGCTCTTCTGGGGCACCGTCGGGTCAGTCCTGCATTATGCGCTGCCCAGTCATGACACGGTGCGGATCGTCAATACCTATGAAGAACGACAGGAGCTGAACGACTGGACCCGGATGTTTTGGGCGGTTCCGGATGATCAGTCGGTGAACCTGATCAGCCGCGACGTTCAATTCATTCAGGCGGTGAGACCCAGCAACCGGGCAATTGTCTATCGCAATGAAGATACCGGGTGGGGCTGGCCGTTCTATTTCAAGTTCGACACCGCCAACCTGTATACCGAAGCGAATGACCGGATTTCGACCAAATCGGATCCCGAGTGGGTGTCGGTCATGCATTATGGCTGGCGCAATGAATTCCTGTCGATCTTTCCGAATGCGATTTCGATCAAACCTGTGGCGGGGCCCGATCACAGCCCGGTCAACTGGTTCAATATCGTCTTTCTGACGATTCTCGCTGGCATTGTCTGGGCGATCTGGGTGCGGTGGCGCCGGTTCCGGCAGGCCCGTATTGATCCGATGATCGAGGATGTCGAAGACAGTCTTTATGCGGCGGGGGATGCGATTTCGGAACGCCGGGGCCGGATCCGTCGGTGGCTGGACAGCTGGAAGTCGAAGTAA
- the ilvD gene encoding dihydroxy-acid dehydratase, whose protein sequence is MPMYRSRTSTHGRNMAGARGLWRATGMKDDDFGKPIIAIVNSFTQFVPGHVHLKDLGQMVAREVEAAGGVAKEFNTIAVDDGIAMGHDGMLYSLPSREVIADSVEYMVNAHCADAMVCISNCDKITPGMLMAAMRLNIPAIFVSGGPMEAGKIDMADLDLKKVDLVDAMVAAASDTYTDEQVQHIEENACPTCGSCSGMFTANSMNCLAEALGLALPGNGSTLATHSDRKHLFLEAGRKIVEITKRHYVGEEKGLLPREIATFEAFENAMSLDIAMGGSTNTVLHLLAIAHEGEIDFTMTDMDRLSRQVPCLCKVAPNTANVHMEDVHRAGGIFSILGELSRAGLLHGDVPTVHTSSMAEAIAKWDIKVANNPEAEELFKAAPGGVRTTQAFSQSNRFKELDTDRETGIIRTKEHAFSQDGGLAVLFGNIALDGCIVKTAGVDDSILKFTGTAHVCESQDAAVSDILTGKVKEGAVVVIRYEGPRGGPGMQEMLYPTSYLKSKGLGKACALLTDGRFSGGTSGLSIGHVSPEAAEGGTIGLVEQGDVIEIDIPNRTIHLAVDDETLATRRSAQDAKGWEPAEPRKRKVSTALKAYAKLATSAAKGAVRQV, encoded by the coding sequence ATGCCAATGTACCGATCAAGAACCTCCACCCACGGCCGCAACATGGCCGGTGCGCGCGGCCTGTGGCGGGCCACCGGCATGAAGGATGACGACTTCGGCAAACCGATCATCGCCATCGTCAATTCGTTCACCCAATTCGTTCCGGGCCACGTGCACCTGAAGGATCTGGGCCAGATGGTCGCCCGCGAGGTCGAAGCCGCAGGCGGTGTCGCCAAGGAATTCAATACCATCGCCGTAGACGACGGTATCGCCATGGGCCACGACGGGATGCTCTACTCCCTGCCGTCGCGCGAAGTGATCGCGGATTCAGTCGAATACATGGTCAACGCCCATTGCGCTGACGCCATGGTCTGTATCTCGAACTGTGACAAGATCACGCCCGGAATGCTGATGGCTGCCATGCGCCTGAACATCCCGGCAATCTTTGTCTCCGGCGGCCCGATGGAAGCCGGCAAGATCGACATGGCTGATCTTGACCTGAAAAAAGTCGACCTGGTCGACGCCATGGTGGCCGCAGCCAGCGACACCTATACCGACGAACAGGTGCAACATATCGAAGAGAACGCCTGCCCGACCTGCGGGTCGTGCTCGGGCATGTTCACTGCGAACTCGATGAACTGCCTGGCCGAGGCGCTGGGTCTGGCGCTGCCCGGCAATGGCTCGACCCTGGCGACGCATTCCGATCGCAAGCATCTGTTCCTGGAAGCCGGTCGCAAGATCGTCGAGATCACCAAACGCCATTATGTGGGCGAAGAAAAAGGCCTGCTGCCGCGCGAGATCGCGACATTCGAAGCCTTTGAAAACGCCATGAGCCTGGACATCGCCATGGGCGGATCCACCAATACGGTTCTGCACCTTTTGGCCATCGCCCATGAAGGCGAAATTGATTTCACCATGACCGACATGGACCGACTGAGCCGCCAGGTCCCCTGCCTGTGCAAGGTCGCCCCCAATACCGCCAACGTCCATATGGAAGACGTGCACCGGGCGGGTGGCATCTTCTCGATCCTGGGCGAATTGTCCCGCGCTGGCCTGTTGCATGGAGATGTGCCCACGGTTCACACCAGCTCGATGGCCGAAGCGATTGCCAAATGGGACATCAAGGTCGCCAACAACCCCGAAGCCGAAGAGCTGTTCAAGGCAGCACCCGGCGGCGTGCGCACCACCCAGGCGTTCAGCCAATCCAACAGGTTCAAGGAATTGGACACCGATCGCGAAACCGGGATTATCCGAACCAAGGAACACGCGTTCAGCCAGGACGGCGGCCTCGCGGTACTGTTCGGCAATATCGCTTTGGACGGGTGCATCGTGAAAACAGCTGGCGTGGATGACAGCATTCTGAAATTCACCGGCACGGCGCATGTCTGCGAAAGTCAGGACGCCGCTGTCAGCGATATCCTCACTGGCAAGGTCAAGGAAGGCGCCGTGGTGGTCATCCGCTATGAAGGCCCCCGCGGCGGTCCCGGCATGCAGGAAATGCTGTATCCAACCAGCTACCTGAAATCCAAAGGCCTGGGCAAAGCCTGTGCCCTGTTGACCGACGGACGGTTCTCAGGTGGCACATCGGGGCTGTCGATTGGCCATGTGTCTCCCGAAGCGGCCGAAGGCGGTACAATCGGTCTCGTCGAGCAGGGCGATGTCATCGAAATCGACATTCCGAACCGGACAATTCATCTGGCTGTTGACGATGAAACGCTGGCCACCCGCCGGAGCGCACAGGACGCCAAAGGGTGGGAACCCGCCGAACCACGCAAACGCAAAGTGTCTACCGCGCTAAAGGCCTATGCCAAACTGGCCACCAGCGCCGCCAAAGGCGCTGTACGCCAAGTGTGA
- a CDS encoding CbtA family protein has protein sequence MFTRILTSALFAGAAAGLITALLQLYFVQPVLLHAELYEGGDLVHFGSSSTVSAHQDVGGFEAVRDGLSVVFTMLVYSGYAMVLVALMSQAEERGATINGRTGLIWGVAGFVAVHFAPGFSLAPEVPGVAAADVGDRQIWWFATVLTATLAMWLIAFGKSWTAWGAAAILLLAPHVIGAPEPAVFTGPVPTEIGAHFAARAFGVGMVAWVLLGCLAGYFWQREGTGSANGQAA, from the coding sequence ATGTTCACACGGATTTTGACCAGCGCGTTGTTCGCTGGTGCTGCAGCAGGGCTGATAACCGCCCTGCTGCAGTTGTATTTTGTACAGCCTGTTCTGCTGCATGCCGAGCTGTACGAAGGGGGGGATCTGGTTCATTTCGGGTCGTCATCAACGGTGTCGGCGCATCAGGACGTGGGCGGTTTTGAGGCCGTGCGCGACGGGTTGAGCGTGGTCTTTACCATGCTTGTCTACTCCGGCTATGCAATGGTTCTGGTGGCGCTGATGTCCCAGGCCGAAGAGCGCGGTGCCACCATCAATGGGCGCACAGGTCTGATCTGGGGTGTCGCGGGCTTTGTCGCTGTGCATTTCGCACCCGGGTTTTCGCTTGCCCCAGAAGTTCCCGGTGTTGCCGCCGCCGACGTTGGTGACCGCCAGATCTGGTGGTTCGCCACGGTGCTGACTGCGACCCTGGCCATGTGGTTGATTGCCTTTGGCAAATCCTGGACCGCCTGGGGGGCTGCTGCGATCCTGTTGCTGGCACCGCATGTGATCGGCGCACCGGAACCTGCGGTGTTTACCGGTCCTGTCCCAACGGAAATCGGGGCCCATTTTGCCGCACGCGCCTTTGGCGTTGGCATGGTTGCCTGGGTTCTGCTCGGATGTCTGGCCGGATACTTCTGGCAACGCGAAGGCACAGGCTCGGCCAATGGTCAGGCCGCCTAA
- a CDS encoding CbtB-domain containing protein: MNAQATTVSQSHSKAGFGIAVFAALIGLAIVSITGHVQASTLHDAAHDVRHATGFPCH, encoded by the coding sequence ATGAACGCGCAAGCGACCACCGTTTCCCAGTCCCACAGCAAAGCCGGTTTTGGCATTGCTGTTTTTGCAGCTCTGATCGGTTTGGCCATCGTGTCGATCACCGGCCACGTTCAGGCGTCGACCCTGCACGATGCAGCCCATGACGTGCGTCACGCGACCGGCTTCCCCTGCCACTAA
- a CDS encoding XRE family transcriptional regulator: METDEITLNLRDVRAAAGLSLSKAAEQTGVSKAMLGQIERGESSPTISTLWKIAKGFQLPLSALIGTATPVDGSRAGVFQTVTFPGSIEVKIVFPFDPQLGAETFHVALRPGQSYESDAHANGVTEEVFVLQGAVDVLKNGEWVPLLAGQGLRFAADLPHGYRTGESGAAFLNMHHYSQQTTPTGDV; the protein is encoded by the coding sequence ATGGAAACGGACGAGATAACGCTCAATCTTCGGGATGTTCGCGCGGCGGCAGGTCTGAGCCTGTCCAAGGCGGCGGAGCAGACCGGCGTCAGCAAGGCCATGCTGGGCCAGATCGAGCGCGGCGAATCAAGCCCGACCATTTCGACGCTGTGGAAGATCGCCAAAGGGTTCCAACTGCCGCTCAGTGCATTGATAGGCACGGCAACCCCGGTGGACGGATCCCGCGCAGGTGTCTTTCAGACGGTGACCTTTCCGGGCAGTATCGAGGTCAAGATTGTCTTTCCCTTTGACCCACAGCTGGGGGCTGAGACCTTTCACGTGGCATTGCGTCCGGGGCAGAGTTACGAGTCGGACGCCCACGCCAATGGTGTGACAGAAGAGGTGTTTGTGCTTCAGGGGGCGGTCGATGTGTTGAAGAACGGGGAATGGGTGCCATTGCTGGCGGGGCAGGGTCTGAGGTTCGCTGCTGATCTGCCGCATGGATATCGCACGGGCGAGTCGGGGGCGGCTTTTTTGAACATGCATCACTATTCCCAGCAAACGACCCCCACAGGCGATGTCTGA
- a CDS encoding DUF1636 family protein, which translates to MTEIRTQVQLVLCTTCKSAADRSFRDGLQAALDLRWPGQVQLCDQACLNGCANPTTMALQGAGRATYFFAGVQPETDRSDILETVGVYLDAPQGWIEDARPCGRLRFCLKGRIAALC; encoded by the coding sequence ATGACAGAGATCCGAACTCAGGTGCAATTGGTGCTGTGCACGACCTGCAAGTCGGCAGCGGACCGGTCGTTTCGCGACGGGTTGCAGGCGGCGCTGGACCTGCGTTGGCCGGGACAGGTTCAGCTGTGCGATCAGGCGTGTCTGAATGGATGTGCCAACCCGACCACGATGGCGTTGCAGGGGGCAGGGCGGGCCACCTATTTCTTTGCAGGTGTTCAGCCCGAGACGGATCGGTCGGATATTCTGGAAACGGTCGGGGTCTATCTGGACGCCCCCCAGGGGTGGATCGAGGATGCGCGCCCTTGTGGTCGGTTGCGCTTTTGCCTGAAGGGGCGGATCGCGGCCCTGTGCTGA
- a CDS encoding beta-1,6-N-acetylglucosaminyltransferase encodes MAKIAYILLCHKDPEAIVKQAERLTAAGDYMAIHFDARAKPEAYKLIREALADNPNVTFSRKRIKCGWGAWSLVQATLYAVEAAVEEFPRATHFYMLSGDCMAIKTAEYAHHFLDSNDYDFIESFDFFESDWIKTGIKEERLTYRHYFNERTHKKLFYAAFNLQKRLGVSREIPHDIQVQIGSQWWCLRRRTVEWILEFTRTRKDVMRFFRTTWIPDETFFQTLVRHLVPETEIQARTLTFLMFTDYGMPVNFHNDHYDLLLSQDFLFARKISPEAVELKARLGRLYAAHDVDFQISNEGRSLYKFLSGKGRIGRRFAMRFWETESTLGRERELLIVVCKKWHVSKRILEQIRHVTNIPCIEYLFNEEGTPLPDLGGIQSSLEKRTRHRRALMRMLFEYYETDRLLVCMDPSNLDLLHDFFSDRSVTRMLHVECEFTDEYLIGHAHRVGLAGERTPQATLERLLPTIRNDIVHEADRIRDAGFARHYRVHQSDSPEENAGKFQDFLTIPPDQALRLAQTDHLFAD; translated from the coding sequence ATGGCAAAAATCGCCTATATCCTGCTTTGCCACAAGGACCCTGAGGCCATTGTGAAGCAAGCCGAACGCCTGACGGCGGCCGGTGACTACATGGCAATTCACTTCGATGCCCGTGCCAAACCCGAAGCTTACAAGCTGATCCGCGAGGCTCTGGCAGACAACCCCAATGTCACCTTTTCCCGCAAGCGGATCAAATGCGGCTGGGGGGCATGGTCCCTGGTTCAAGCGACGCTTTATGCCGTAGAGGCGGCCGTCGAGGAATTCCCCCGCGCGACCCATTTCTACATGTTGTCCGGCGATTGCATGGCAATCAAGACCGCTGAATATGCGCATCATTTTCTGGACAGCAACGATTACGACTTTATCGAGAGTTTCGATTTTTTCGAAAGCGACTGGATCAAGACCGGGATCAAGGAAGAACGGCTGACCTATCGCCATTACTTCAATGAACGCACGCACAAGAAACTGTTCTATGCCGCATTCAATCTGCAAAAACGGTTGGGTGTTTCGCGCGAGATCCCGCATGATATCCAGGTGCAAATCGGATCCCAATGGTGGTGCCTGCGTCGGCGCACGGTCGAATGGATTCTCGAATTCACCCGCACCAGAAAAGACGTCATGCGTTTCTTTCGCACAACCTGGATTCCGGATGAGACGTTTTTTCAGACGCTTGTACGCCATCTGGTACCAGAAACCGAAATCCAGGCGCGCACACTGACGTTCCTGATGTTCACCGACTATGGAATGCCGGTGAATTTCCATAATGATCACTATGACTTGCTGCTCAGCCAGGATTTCCTGTTCGCGCGCAAGATCAGCCCCGAAGCGGTCGAGCTCAAGGCCCGGCTCGGGCGGCTGTATGCGGCGCATGATGTCGATTTCCAGATTTCGAACGAAGGCCGCAGCCTGTATAAATTCCTGTCCGGCAAGGGGCGGATCGGACGCCGGTTTGCCATGCGGTTCTGGGAAACGGAAAGCACCCTTGGGCGTGAACGCGAACTGCTGATCGTCGTGTGCAAGAAATGGCATGTCTCAAAACGGATCCTGGAACAAATCCGTCATGTGACCAACATTCCCTGCATTGAATACCTTTTCAACGAAGAAGGCACCCCTCTCCCCGATCTTGGGGGTATCCAGTCGTCGCTGGAAAAACGGACCCGGCATCGGCGCGCCCTGATGCGCATGTTATTTGAATATTATGAAACTGATCGGTTGCTGGTCTGCATGGACCCGTCCAATCTGGACTTGCTGCACGACTTCTTTTCGGACCGCTCCGTCACCCGGATGCTGCACGTGGAATGTGAATTCACCGATGAATATCTGATCGGGCATGCGCACCGTGTGGGGTTGGCAGGCGAACGCACGCCGCAGGCCACGCTGGAACGGCTGCTTCCCACAATCCGCAATGACATCGTGCACGAGGCCGATCGCATCCGCGATGCCGGCTTTGCCCGCCATTATCGGGTTCACCAGTCCGACAGCCCGGAAGAGAATGCGGGCAAATTCCAGGACTTCCTGACCATCCCGCCCGATCAGGCCCTGCGCCTGGCCCAAACCGACCATTTGTTCGCGGATTGA
- the smpB gene encoding SsrA-binding protein SmpB — MAQTKSDPNYKVIAENRRARYDYAIDDDIECGIILEGSEVKSLRKGGSNIAESYAAVEDGELWLVNSYIAPYEQAKMFKHEERRRRKLLVSRKELSNLWNATQRKGMTLVPLVMYFNHKGFVKLKIGIAKGKKNHDKRETEAKRDWGRQKQRLLKDAR; from the coding sequence ATGGCCCAAACGAAATCTGATCCGAATTACAAAGTCATCGCGGAGAACCGCCGCGCACGTTACGATTACGCAATCGATGACGATATCGAGTGTGGGATCATACTCGAAGGGTCGGAAGTCAAATCCCTGCGCAAAGGTGGTTCGAACATCGCAGAAAGCTATGCTGCGGTGGAAGACGGTGAGCTGTGGCTGGTGAATTCCTATATCGCGCCTTACGAGCAGGCCAAGATGTTCAAACACGAAGAACGTCGTCGTCGTAAGCTGTTGGTTTCGCGCAAGGAATTATCGAATCTGTGGAATGCGACCCAGCGCAAGGGGATGACCCTGGTGCCATTGGTGATGTACTTCAATCACAAGGGGTTTGTGAAACTCAAGATCGGCATCGCCAAAGGCAAGAAGAACCACGACAAACGCGAAACCGAAGCCAAACGGGATTGGGGACGCCAAAAGCAGCGGTTGCTCAAGGACGCGCGTTAA
- a CDS encoding sulfotransferase family protein, which produces MGFPGTWMTESESVVYRVVPKCACSTIGQILHYSDHGVFFDGDIHDAKTGLHKWALEGSQGPITRNVQGHRSYAFTCVRNPYTRILSSFFDKICGIQRNGKRYRGNLVPKLIYDYGIEVGGDDGKQEFDQIKSFRRFLLFVRDSIRFRRPMEPDIHWSAMSGHVSTFIWNGGTYDKIIWTEQFNEGMQEVLDSIETQHPVDLGDIPRFNESEGHGPKRLHPVEDYFDDLSMHLVYEIFKRDFELFKYDVENPGNKMPIGEIDLNEVHAKLGD; this is translated from the coding sequence ATGGGATTTCCCGGGACCTGGATGACCGAAAGCGAAAGTGTTGTGTATCGGGTGGTGCCCAAATGTGCCTGTTCCACCATTGGACAAATCCTGCATTATTCGGATCATGGTGTCTTTTTTGATGGCGATATTCATGATGCCAAGACCGGGCTTCACAAATGGGCGCTGGAAGGCAGCCAGGGGCCGATCACCCGCAACGTACAGGGGCACCGGTCCTATGCGTTCACCTGTGTGCGCAACCCCTATACCCGGATCCTGAGTTCGTTTTTCGACAAGATCTGTGGCATTCAACGCAACGGCAAACGGTACCGTGGCAATCTGGTGCCCAAGCTGATTTATGATTACGGGATCGAGGTTGGCGGCGACGACGGCAAGCAGGAGTTCGACCAGATCAAGAGCTTTCGCCGGTTTCTGTTGTTTGTTCGCGACAGCATTCGGTTTCGCCGGCCGATGGAGCCTGATATCCACTGGTCGGCCATGTCAGGGCATGTCTCGACCTTTATCTGGAACGGCGGAACCTATGACAAGATCATTTGGACCGAACAGTTCAATGAAGGCATGCAGGAGGTTCTGGATTCGATCGAAACCCAACATCCGGTCGATCTGGGAGATATTCCGCGGTTCAACGAAAGCGAGGGGCATGGGCCCAAGCGGTTGCACCCGGTCGAAGATTATTTCGACGATCTGTCAATGCATCTGGTTTATGAGATCTTCAAACGGGACTTTGAACTGTTCAAATATGATGTCGAGAATCCTGGCAACAAGATGCCGATAGGAGAAATCGATTTGAACGAAGTGCATGCAAAGCTCGGCGATTGA